The following are encoded together in the Cicer arietinum cultivar CDC Frontier isolate Library 1 chromosome 2, Cicar.CDCFrontier_v2.0, whole genome shotgun sequence genome:
- the LOC101499835 gene encoding uncharacterized protein: MARPLLVIHPSLSTSNIGFAVMTLMMCAIALLMCASHSRKWRHWVSCNAFVEEPVIELNNEVVIMSGCEQQEEEEASIWQKNILMGGKCQLPDFSGVIIYDSNGDIVNPAKNSLPLLTWK, translated from the coding sequence ATGGCTCGACCTCTTTTAGTGATCCACCCTTCATTAAGCACTTCAAACATTGGTTTTGCTGTTATGACCCTTATGATGTGTGCCATTGCATTGCTCATGTGTGCTTCTCATTCGCGCAAATGGCGTCATTGGGTCTCTTGCAATGCCTTTGTAGAAGAGCCTGTTATAGAGCTAAACAATGAAGTTGTGATCATGAGTGGTTGTGAacaacaagaagaagaagaggctTCAATTTGGCAGAAGAATATACTTATGGGTGGGAAGTGTCAGCTCCCTGATTTTTCTGGTGTCATAATCTATGATTCCAATGGCGATATAGTAAATCCTGCTAAAAATTCTCTTCCATTACTAACATGGAAATAA